The genomic region GGCGACTCCGGTTTTTCGTTCCGCTGCAGAATCAGTCATGCTGGTTTCTCCCACGGACGGCGGTGAACGAAGCGATGCGGATCATGGCAACGGGGCGATGTCATCGACGTCGATTTCCACGGCCGCGGCCTGCTGGATCAAACGGATGCCCAGGATCAGGCGATGCCGCTTCTCTTTTCGCAACAAAATTCCGCGCACCCCCTGGAGCGGCCCGCGGATCACCTCGACCGCCATGCCCTCGTGCAGATAGGGATGCGGATCGTAGGGCAACACGGTGGCCATCAAGGTCTGCAGCGCAAGGATCTCCTCGTCGGGAATCGGCTCCGGCTGGAATCCTCCCCCGACGATGTCCACGACGCCGACCGTCTTGAGCACCGGAAGTTTTTGTTCGGACGCGAACCGCACGAAACAGTAGCCCGAGAACAGCGGCACTTCGACTTCCTTCTTGCGGTCCTTCCATTGACTCAGGCGGCGGACCGTCGGCAACAGCGGTTCGATTCCCTGTCCGTTGAGCTGGTCGCGCACCAGTTTTTCGTGGCGCGACCTGGTCCGCAACGCGTACCAGCGGGACCGTTCCGTCTCGCAGTCCATCGCACTGCTAGGCATGCGCGACATCAGCCGACGCCTTTCTCAGCGACGTCAGGACCAGCCTCATGATTTTCTCGGGCGATACGCCGCATCCGATCAACCTGGCCTCATGGGCGGGAGCATGATCGAGATCCGCGATCAGCACCTTGTCGAACTCCCAGCGGCCGATCGCTTCCGGAAAGCACACGGGATAGGAAAGAAACGACTCGCGCCGCTCGTCGTCGAGAAATCCCACGCAGGTCCCGTCCATCTCGCGCAGCGACAAGTACGCCAGTTCGGCCAGTTCACCCGTCCCGAAAATGACGAATCGACGGCCGTCGAGCCGTCCCACGGATATCAGCATCTCCTTCAACCGGATGCGAATGTCCCGATAATAGGCCAGCGAGTAATCCATGTACTCGTACGTCAGTCGCGCCTTCTCTGCGGCGCCCTGCGGCGTCAACTGATACCGGACACGATTGGGGGGAACCGTTTCGATCTCGATGTAGCCCTTGCGGGCGAGACGTTTGATATACAGGTTGGTCAGGCCGAGCGCCACTCCGAGACGGCTCGAGAGTGAACGCTGGGTCAAGTGCGCGTTGCGTTCGACTTCCGACAGGAGAAGAAGGTCCCGCTGACCCTGGACGTCCATCCCACCTCCGTGTTCACTTTATGAACGCAC from Nitrospira japonica harbors:
- a CDS encoding winged helix-turn-helix transcriptional regulator, encoding MDVQGQRDLLLLSEVERNAHLTQRSLSSRLGVALGLTNLYIKRLARKGYIEIETVPPNRVRYQLTPQGAAEKARLTYEYMDYSLAYYRDIRIRLKEMLISVGRLDGRRFVIFGTGELAELAYLSLREMDGTCVGFLDDERRESFLSYPVCFPEAIGRWEFDKVLIADLDHAPAHEARLIGCGVSPEKIMRLVLTSLRKASADVAHA
- a CDS encoding UpxY family transcription antiterminator, giving the protein MPSSAMDCETERSRWYALRTRSRHEKLVRDQLNGQGIEPLLPTVRRLSQWKDRKKEVEVPLFSGYCFVRFASEQKLPVLKTVGVVDIVGGGFQPEPIPDEEILALQTLMATVLPYDPHPYLHEGMAVEVIRGPLQGVRGILLRKEKRHRLILGIRLIQQAAAVEIDVDDIAPLP